The following coding sequences are from one Lycium ferocissimum isolate CSIRO_LF1 chromosome 3, AGI_CSIRO_Lferr_CH_V1, whole genome shotgun sequence window:
- the LOC132050346 gene encoding serine/threonine-protein kinase GRIK2-like, with product MFGKGHSVAKVTEMGCCGCFGFCFARKHKRVGRPNLGLRSNCSQESLLYDEGEEEDGYNGDVTDTGNGDDGEFRIPVKRSEEILMYRAQNGLVCREIPVKETHKVLRDEDEDGNKMVNDYVREFKIGSGSYGKVVLYRSRTDGKRYALKAFRKSHLLKLRVAPSETAMSDVLREVLIMKMLSHPNIVNLIEVIDDPTTDHFYMVLEYVEGKWVCEGAGPAGGLGENKARTYLRDTVSGLMYLHSHNIIHGDIKPENLLVTASGRVKICDFSVSQAFEDDNDELRRSPGTPVFTAPECCLGLTYHGKTADTWAVGVTLYCMVLGKYPFLGETLQDTYDKIVNNPLSLPDDMDPLLKNLLEGLLCKDPAQRMTLQSVSEHEWVVGDEGPIPRHLCWCQRQKLRKEVSDGNVEDTFT from the exons ATGTTTGGTAAGGGGCATTCTGTTGCCAAAGTGACAGAAATGGGGTGCTGTGGGTGTTTTGGATTCTGTTTTGCAAGAAAACACAAAAGAGTGGGAAGGCCCAATTTGGGATTGAGAAGTAACTGTTCTCAGGAGTCTTTGTTATATGATGAGGGCGAGGAGGAAGATGGTTACAATGGTGATGTTACTGATACTGGTAATGGGGATGACGGTGAGTTTCGCATCCCAGTCAAACGCTCTGAAGAGATTCTCATGTACAGAGCTCAAAATGGGTTGGTTTGCAGGGAGATCCCTGTCAAGGAAACCCACAAAGTTTTACGGGATGAG GATGAAGATGGGAACAAGATGGTTAATGATTATGTACGCGAATTTAAGATTGGGTCTGGTAGCTATGGAAAAGTG GTTCTATATAGGAGCCGTACTGACGGAAAACGTTATGCCCTAAAG GCCTTCCGCAAGTCTCATTTATTAAAGTTGCGAGTGGCACCTTCAGAAACTGCAATGTCGGATGTTCTCCGTGAG GTTTTAATCATGAAAATGCTGAGCCATCCCAATATAGTTAATCTTATAGAGGTGATTGATGATCCAACAACAGATCACTTTTACATGG TCCTTGAATATGTGGAAGGAAAATGGGTTTGTGAGGGTGCTGGTCCAGCCGGTGGTCTCGGAGAAAATAAGGCACGGACATACTTGCGTGACACAGTGTCCGGCTTGATGTATCTACATTCTCAT AATATAATCCATGGGGATATTAAGCCAGAAAATCTTTTAGTTACGGCCTCTGGCAGGGTGAAGATTTGTGATTTCAGCGTCAGCCAAGCTTTTGAG gatgataatgatgagcttaGGCGCTCTCCAGGCACTCCTGTTTTTACTGCTCCTGAGTGCTGCCTAG GACTAACATATCATGGAAAAACTGCTGATACATGGGCAGTTGGTGTCACCCTTTACTGCATGGTGTTAGGAAAGTACCCATTTCTAGGAGAAACACTCCAGGATACATATGACAAG ATAGTAAATAACCCCCTCTCTCTCCCTGATGATATGGATCCCCTGCTGAAAAATTTGCTTGAGGGCCTTCTCTGCAAAG ATCCAGCACAAAGGATGACTCTCCAGAGTGTTTCTGAGCATGAATGGGTTGTTGGTGACGAAGGTCCGATCCCTCGGCATTTATGTTGGTGCCAGCGCCAAAAATTACGGAAGGAAGTATCAGATGGAAATGTGGAGGATACTTTCACTTGA